In Cercospora beticola chromosome 3, complete sequence, the following proteins share a genomic window:
- the AAD14 gene encoding Putative aryl-alcohol dehydrogenase aad14, with protein MSFLFEPAPEPATPLGRYRVLSSTAGVRVSPLQLGAMSIGEAWNDFMGSMSKEDSFKLLDAFEAAGGNFIDTANNYQNEQSEEWIGEWMAKKKNRDYMVIATKFTTGYRVEKDGKGKTVNHAGNHKRSLHMSLRDSLRKLQTDYIDILYLHWWDWTTSIEEIMDSLDAVVKSGKVLYLGISDSPAWVVSAANEYAKSHGKTQFSIYQGRWNIMVRDFEREILPMARHYGMALAPWDVIGGGKFQTKAQLEERKKNNEGLRSLMGGEQNETQEKISAALEKVANAHGLETPSVIALAYVMAKAPNVFPIVGGRKVEHLQQNIKSLEIKLSQQEIEELESVLDFDPGFPNTFIGPDPHVVGKASGLLGAVAPMSFVLAGKPIGHE; from the exons ATGTCCTTCTTGTTCGAGCCAGCGCCTGAGCCGGCCACCCCACTAGGCCGCTACCGCgtcctctcctccaccgccggcGTCCGCGTCTCCCCTCTCCAGCTCGGCGCCATGTCCATTGGCGAAGCCTGGAACGACTTCATGGGCAGCATGTCCAAAGAAGACAGcttcaagctgctcgacgCTTTTGAAGCCGCGGGCGGAAACTTCATCGACACAGCCAACAACTACCAGAACGAGCAATCGGAAGAGTGGATTGGCGAGTGgatggccaagaagaagaacagggATTATATGGTGATTGCGACCAAGTTCACCACTGGTTATCGCGTTGAGAAGGATGGCAAGGGAAAGACTGTGAATCATGCTGGAAACCACAAGAGGAGTTTGCATATGAGTTTGAGGGATAGTTTGAGGAAGTTGCAGACGGATTATATTGATATTCTGTATCTGCACTGGTG GGACTGGACTACCAGCATCGAGG AAATCATGGATTCACTCGATGCAGTTGTCAAGTCAGGCAAGGTCCTCTACCTCGGAATCTCAGACAGCCCGGCCTGGGTCGTGTCTGCCGCGAATGAGTATGCCAAGTCCCATGGAAAGACACAGTTCTCTATCTACCAGGGTAGATGGAATATTATGGTCCGAGACTTTGAGCGAGAAATTCTACCAATGGCACGCCATTATGGCATGGCCCTGGCTCCATGG GACGTTATTGGCGGCGGCAAGTTCCAGACCAAGGCACAGCTCGAGGAGCGTAAGAAGAACAACGAAGGCTTGCGCAGCCTCATGGGTGGTGAACAAAATGAAACCCAGGAAAAGATCTCGGCCGCTCTCGAGAAGGTGGCCAACGCTCACGGCCTGGAGACTCCATCCGTGATAGCTCTGGCCTATGTCATGGCTAAGGCGCCGAACGTCTTCCCGATTGTCGGTGGTCGCAAGGTGGAACATCTGCAACAGAATATCAAGTCGCTCGAAATCAAGCTGTCGCAGCAGGAGATCGAGGAGCTGGAAAGTGTGCTAGACTTCGACCCCGGCTTCCCGAACACTTTCATCGGACCCGATCCGCATGTCGTTGGTAAGGCTTCGGGACTGCTTGGTGCTGTTGCGCCGATGTCGTTTGTTTTGGCGGGAAAGCCTATTGGTCATGAGTAG
- a CDS encoding uncharacterized protein (CAZy:GH31) has translation MLGGIALTGAVLAATVSGRAVVVRQSDANTDGSSCPGYSASNVQTTGTGLTADLSLAGPACNSYGEDIQNLKLTVNYDTAKRLHVKIQDEPAIAYTVPESVFPYPSNNASVSADDAELAFAYEESPFSFRVIRKSTNDVLFDSSAESLIFQDEYLRLRTALPENPNLYGLGEHSDNFRLNTTNNTRTLWSRDSYGIPEGTNLYGNHPVYFDHRGANGTHGVYLHSSSGMDVKIDKSNSTGQQYLEYNLISGILDLFFVAGPTPTEVSKQYAEIAGLPAEMPYWGFGLHQCRYGYRDFYGVAEVVANYSKANIPLETMWTDIDYMYARYIMTTDPDRFPIPRVRDIVDYLHENDQHYIVMVDPAVAYQEQKYDNLTYTTFTTAAENGYFVYKNGSIYKGVVWPGVTAFPDWFHPEVQQWWNEEFLAFFDRDTGVDIDGLWIDMNEAANFNYYGDNPEETQEERGFPPTRPALRSQPRPIPGFPAEFQPGAQDYPPDDLAYAPPWLAPDSNPNDAKKRSVSANAQVAQPVKRQASTSPSGAELIGYPNRNFLAPPYRIDNANTVEDIGGLSNFTLDTDIVHYDGHVELDVHNLYGTQMSEASRTAMLARRPERRPLVITRSTFAGAGRSVGKWLGDNLSNWDQYRNSIQGMLNFASLFQVPMVGSDICGFGANTTETLCARWVTLGAFYTFMRNHNGDTSIPQEFYLWDTVAEAARHALDIRYRLLDYIYTGFHKQSKDGTPVLNPLWFLYPEDENTFGNQLQFFYGDSLLVSPVTEENATSVSIYLPDDRFYTWGSWEVVEGAGAVVNLNDVGFTEIPLHVKGGSILPVRQKAGYTTTETRKSPFEILVAPGRDGKASGSLYLDDGDSLVQAATSEITFEYENGELKIGGTFGYTTDALVTTVTVLGGGSGGGKAPSYYKGSTKTKTCKDDEWQYDAGKGVKTAQVNEALDGEMVVRV, from the exons ATGTTGGGTGGAATTGCTTTGACGGGTGCTGTTTTGGCAGCTACTGTCTCTGGCAGAGCTGTTGTTGTGAGACAGTCCGATGCTAACACTGATGGATCTTCATGTCCTGGATATTCGGCGAGCAATGTGCAAACGACAGGTACTGGGTTGACGGCGGATTTGTCTCTTGCTGGACCGGCTTGCAATAGCTATGGAGAGGATATTCAGAATTTGAAGCTCACTGTCAATTATGATACTG CAAAGCGACTTCATGTAAAGATTCAAGATGAGCCTGCGATTGCATACACAGTTCCAGAATCCGTCTTTCCATACCCAAGCAACAATGCCTCTGTCTCTGCAGACGATGCTGAGCTGGCGTTCGCGTATGAGGAATCACCCTTCAGCTTCCGCGTGATCCGAAAGTCGACAAACGATGTCCTCTTCGACTCGTCAGCCGAATCACTCATCTTCCAAGATGAATACCTCCGCTTGCGCACAGCATTGCCTGAGAACCCAAACCTTTACGGTCTCGGCGAGCACTCCGATAATTTCCGTCTAAACACCACGAACAACACTCGCACACTGTGGTCTCGAGACAGCTACGGCATTCCCGAAGGCACAAACCTCTACGGAAACCACCCAGTGTACTTCGACCACCGCGGAGCAAATGGCACACATGGTGTCTATCTCCACTCCAGCTCGGGTATGGATGTCAAAATTGACAAGTCCAACTCGACTGGACAGCAGTATCTGGAGTATAACTTGATATCTGGTATTCTGGATCTGTTCTTCGTTGCTGGACCTACACCCACAGAAGTCAGCAAGCAGTATGCCGAGATAGCAGGTCTGCCGGCAGAAATGCCATACTGGGGTTTTGGTCTACATCAGTGCCGATACGGATATCGTGACTTTTACGGagtggcggaggtggtggcgaACTATTCCAAGGCGAATATTCCGTTGGAGACGATGTGGACTGATATTG ACTACATGTATGCCAGATACATCATGACAACGGATCCGGACCGCTTCCCAATCCCGCGTGTTCGGGACATTGTCGACTATCTGCATGAGAATGATCAACACTACATTGTCATGGTCGACCCTGCTGTCGCATACCAAGAGCAGAAGTATGATAACTTGACTTACACCACATtcaccactgctgctgagaaTGGCTACTTCGTTTACAAGAACGGCAGCATTTACAAAGGTGTCGTCTGGCCTGGTGTTACGGCGTTCCCAGATTGGTTCCACCCAGAAGTGCAACAATGGTGGAATGAAGAGTTCCTAGCGTTCTTCGATAGAGACACTGGAGTCGACATCGATGGTCTGTGGATCGACATGAACGAGGCAGCCAACTTCAACTACTACGGCGACAATCCAGAGGAGACTCAAGAAGAGCGTGGTTTCCCTCCTACTCGTCCAGCTCTCCGCTCGCAGCCACGACCAATTCCTGGCTTCCCAGCTGAGTTCCAGCCTGGTGCGCAAGATTATCCCCCTGATGATTTGGCGTATGCTCCACCGTGGCTCGCACCAGACTCGAACCCCAACGATGCAAAGAAGCGATCTGTTTCGGCAAACGCGCAAGTCGCTCAGCCTGTGAAGCGTCAAGCTTCCACTTCCCCATCTGGCGCAGAGTTGATTGGTTACCCCAACCGCAACTTCCTCGCACCGCCATATCGTATTGACAACGCCAACACTGTGGAGGACATCGGTGGCCTTTCGAACTTTACTCTCGACACTGACATCGTGCACTACGACGGCCacgtcgagctcgatgtcCACAACCTCTACGGAACCCAGATGAGCGAAGCTTCTCGCACAGCTATGCTCGCCCGTCGTCCAGAACGTCGTCCTCTCGTCATTACGCGATCCACTTTCGCAGGTGCCGGCCGCAGCGTAGGAAAATGGCTCGGAGACAACCTGAGTAACTGGGACCAGTACCGCAACTCGATCCAAGGCATGCTCAATTTTGCATCCTTGTTCCAAGTCCCCATGGTCGGATCAGACATTTGCGGTTTTGGCGCCAACACGACTGAGACGCTTTGTGCACGATGGGTCACCCTTGGTGCTTTCTACACCTTCATGCGAAACCACAATGGCGATACGTCGATTCCTCAGGAATTCTATCTGTGGGATACTGTTGCCGAGGCTGCCAGGCACGCACTGGATATCAGATACCGACTGCTGGACTACATCTACACTGGTTTCCACAAGCAGTCCAAGGACGGTACTCCAGTCCTCAACCCGCTCTGGTTCTTGTATCCTGAGGACGAAAATACCTTCGGCAACCAGTTGCAGTTCTTCTACGGGGACTCTTTGCTCGTCTCGCCAGTGACAGAGGAGAATGCCACAAGCGTGAGCATTTATCTTCCAGATGACCGATTCTATACCTGGGGATCCTGGGAAGTTGTCGAAGGTGCAGGTGCAGTGGTGAACTTGAATGACGTCGGATTCACCGAGATCCCGCTCCACGTCAAGGGTGGTAGCATTTTGCCTGTGAGGCAAAAGGCTGGTTACACCACGACTGAGACCAGAAAGTCGCCATTCGAGATCCTCGTCGCTCCAGGTCGTGATGGAAAGGCGAGTGGGTCGCTGTATCTGGATGATGGTGACAGTCTTGTGCAGGCTGCTACTTCGGAGATCACCTTCGAGTATGAGAATGGGGAGCTGAAGATTGGTGGTACTTTTGGTTATACTACTGATGCTCTAGTCACTACTGTGACTGTGCTTGGTGGTGGCTCTGGTGGAGGAAAGGCTCCTTCGTACTACAAGGGaagcacgaagacgaagacctGCAAAGATGATGAGTGGCAGTATGATGCTGGAAAGGGTGTCAAGACTGCCCAGGTTAATGAGGCTCTTGATGGCGAGATGGTCGTCCGGGTTTAG